From Methylopila sp. M107, a single genomic window includes:
- the ftsE gene encoding cell division ATP-binding protein FtsE translates to MLRFENVGLRYGVGPEVLRDLTFAIDPNSFQFLTGPSGAGKTSLLRLMFLAQKPTRGLVKIFGRDILTLPPRELPGLRRRIGVVFQDFRLLDHMSTYDNVALPLRVAGREETSYRAEVTELLGWVGLGEKLDARPAVLSGGEKQRAAIARALVAQPELLLADEPTGNVDPQLARRILRLFVELHKSGTAVVIATHDIALMDLVDAKRFVLHDGRLHVYE, encoded by the coding sequence ATGCTGCGATTCGAGAATGTCGGGCTGCGCTACGGAGTGGGACCGGAAGTCCTGCGCGACCTGACTTTTGCGATCGACCCGAACTCCTTCCAGTTTCTCACCGGCCCCTCCGGCGCCGGCAAGACCTCGCTGCTCCGCCTGATGTTCCTGGCGCAGAAGCCGACGCGGGGACTGGTCAAGATCTTTGGCCGGGACATCCTTACGCTTCCGCCGCGCGAGCTTCCGGGGCTGAGGCGCAGGATCGGCGTCGTGTTCCAGGATTTTCGCCTGCTCGACCACATGTCGACCTATGACAACGTCGCGCTTCCCTTGCGGGTCGCGGGCCGCGAGGAGACCAGCTACCGCGCCGAGGTGACCGAGCTGCTCGGCTGGGTCGGGCTCGGCGAGAAGCTCGACGCCCGCCCGGCGGTGCTGTCCGGCGGCGAGAAGCAGCGCGCCGCGATCGCCCGCGCGCTGGTCGCCCAGCCCGAGCTGCTGCTCGCCGACGAGCCGACCGGCAATGTCGACCCCCAGCTCGCGCGCCGCATTCTCCGCCTGTTCGTGGAGCTGCATAAATCCGGCACTGCCGTCGTCATCGCCACCCACGACATCGCCCTCATGGACCTCGTCGACGCCAAGCGCTTCGTGCTCCATGACGGCCGGCTCCACGTCTACGAATGA
- a CDS encoding YdcF family protein, whose product MSSPTDLLPRRESGRPNVSPLSRGALAAGVVFGAIAALVFAGFLNFVRLVPEGVQATPPPGDGIVALTGGAERLSDALRLLASGRGQRLLISGVHPETSERELSRAQPDYAAFARCCVDLGRRALNTAGNAVETRRWAESHGFRSLIVVTSGYHMPRTMMELAREMPTVQLIPYAVVTDRLKGEPWWRDWPTAKLLAIEYVKYVAAVVRVRLAPRLAKTETAEGRGTPPACCV is encoded by the coding sequence ATGTCCAGTCCGACTGATCTGCTCCCGCGCCGGGAGTCCGGCCGTCCGAACGTCTCGCCGCTGTCGCGCGGAGCGCTCGCGGCCGGGGTGGTGTTCGGCGCAATCGCGGCGCTGGTCTTCGCCGGGTTCCTGAATTTCGTGCGGCTGGTGCCGGAGGGCGTGCAGGCGACGCCGCCGCCCGGCGACGGCATCGTGGCGCTGACCGGCGGCGCCGAGCGTCTGTCCGACGCGCTCCGGCTGCTCGCCTCGGGACGCGGCCAGCGCCTGCTGATCTCGGGCGTGCATCCGGAAACCTCGGAGCGCGAACTCTCCCGCGCGCAGCCGGACTACGCCGCCTTCGCGCGCTGCTGCGTCGATCTCGGCCGCCGCGCGCTCAACACCGCCGGCAACGCGGTCGAGACCCGGCGCTGGGCCGAGAGCCACGGCTTCCGCTCGCTTATCGTGGTGACCTCGGGCTATCACATGCCGCGAACCATGATGGAGCTCGCGCGCGAGATGCCGACAGTGCAACTGATCCCCTATGCGGTCGTGACCGACCGGCTGAAGGGCGAGCCGTGGTGGCGCGACTGGCCGACCGCCAAGCTGCTCGCGATCGAATACGTCAAGTATGTCGCGGCCGTCGTTCGGGTGCGCCTCGCGCCGCGTCTCGCCAAGACCGAAACGGCCGAAGGGCGGGGAACGCCTCCCGCATGCTGCGTCTGA
- a CDS encoding DUF2125 domain-containing protein, translating to MTSAADSVPAPQPRRRRLVVAVALVALLVAAWSGAWMWAAGKAGDTIDVVLKREADRGRVYACAERRIGGFPFRIEVDCANPTARIAAKGGETSASAPRLVAVAQVWDPKRVTGELTGPIEFRAPDGQRGNLSFNAAKASFRADGRRFEQGAVSLKTPRLVLGDDEIGAAASAEGDLRKAPDGPAGAYDVSASLEGVVSPFLALLPVGEGPVAVALQAQATGLDSVGPGSLPERLKDFAEGGGRVAVALARIERGDVAAQAKGDLALDPEGRLNGALDVTARGVDGAINDAIGADGGDTVSALLGMGAKMLGKKTDLDGKPATRYRLKFDKGRVALGPIRLTRVPPAF from the coding sequence ATGACGTCCGCGGCCGATTCCGTCCCCGCCCCGCAACCCCGCCGCCGGCGCCTCGTCGTCGCGGTCGCGCTGGTCGCGCTTCTCGTCGCGGCGTGGAGCGGGGCGTGGATGTGGGCGGCCGGCAAGGCCGGCGACACGATCGACGTGGTGCTGAAGCGCGAGGCCGACCGGGGCCGCGTCTACGCCTGCGCCGAACGCCGGATCGGCGGCTTCCCGTTCCGCATCGAGGTCGACTGCGCCAACCCCACCGCCCGGATCGCCGCCAAGGGCGGCGAGACGAGCGCGAGCGCGCCGCGTCTCGTCGCGGTCGCGCAGGTGTGGGATCCGAAGCGCGTGACCGGCGAACTGACCGGCCCGATCGAGTTCCGCGCGCCCGACGGCCAGCGCGGAAATCTCTCCTTCAATGCGGCCAAGGCGAGTTTCCGCGCCGACGGGCGGCGCTTCGAGCAGGGCGCCGTCTCGCTGAAGACGCCGCGGCTCGTGCTCGGCGACGACGAGATCGGCGCGGCGGCCTCGGCGGAGGGCGATCTGCGAAAAGCCCCGGACGGTCCGGCCGGCGCATACGACGTCTCGGCCTCGCTCGAAGGCGTCGTCTCGCCGTTCCTCGCGCTGCTGCCGGTGGGGGAGGGGCCGGTCGCGGTCGCGCTGCAGGCGCAGGCGACGGGGCTCGATTCCGTCGGGCCGGGCTCCCTGCCGGAGCGGCTGAAGGATTTCGCCGAAGGCGGCGGCAGGGTCGCCGTCGCGCTCGCCCGCATCGAGCGCGGCGACGTCGCGGCGCAGGCGAAGGGCGACCTCGCGCTCGACCCGGAAGGGCGCCTCAACGGCGCGCTCGACGTCACGGCGCGCGGCGTCGACGGGGCGATCAACGATGCGATCGGCGCGGACGGCGGCGACACGGTCTCGGCGCTGCTCGGCATGGGCGCCAAGATGCTCGGCAAGAAGACCGATCTCGACGGCAAGCCGGCCACCCGCTACCGGCTCAAATTCGACAAGGGCCGCGTCGCCCTCGGCCCGATCCGCCTGACGCGGGTGCCGCCCGCGTTCTGA
- a CDS encoding 1-acyl-sn-glycerol-3-phosphate acyltransferase: MLRLSASAAPRRGRRVYWRVAAFNVAMVALVCIVTLVAGPFTLLLPRDRVRGVATWWCRANLWLLKTIVGIDLEVRGREHIPQGAALVAMKHQSQLETFGVMPFLPDPVFVLKRELTWLPFFGWFLIRLKMIAINRSAGSDALTQMLTQAAAAAQAGRQIVIFPEGTRREVDAPPRYKQGVVHLYERLGLPCTPVAIDTGAFWPKGRLERRQGRAVIQFLEPIPAGLKRETFQKLMIERIEGATNALIAEARGVEPTEPERNAANLRS, encoded by the coding sequence ATGCTGCGTCTGAGCGCGTCCGCCGCTCCGCGGCGCGGGCGCCGCGTCTATTGGCGGGTCGCGGCGTTCAACGTGGCGATGGTCGCGCTGGTGTGCATCGTCACGCTTGTCGCGGGCCCGTTCACTCTCCTCCTGCCGCGCGACCGCGTGCGCGGCGTCGCGACCTGGTGGTGCCGCGCCAATCTCTGGCTGCTGAAGACCATTGTCGGCATCGATCTCGAGGTCCGTGGTCGCGAGCACATTCCGCAAGGCGCGGCGCTCGTCGCGATGAAGCACCAGTCGCAGCTGGAGACGTTCGGCGTCATGCCGTTCCTTCCGGATCCGGTCTTCGTGCTGAAGCGCGAGCTGACATGGCTGCCGTTCTTCGGCTGGTTCCTGATCCGGCTGAAGATGATCGCGATCAACCGCTCGGCTGGCAGCGACGCGCTGACCCAGATGCTGACCCAGGCCGCTGCGGCCGCGCAAGCCGGTCGTCAGATCGTGATTTTCCCTGAAGGCACAAGGCGCGAGGTTGACGCGCCGCCGCGCTACAAGCAGGGGGTGGTGCATCTCTACGAGCGCCTCGGCCTGCCCTGCACGCCCGTCGCGATCGACACCGGCGCGTTCTGGCCGAAGGGCCGCCTCGAGCGCCGGCAGGGGCGCGCCGTGATCCAGTTCCTCGAACCCATTCCGGCAGGTTTGAAGCGGGAAACGTTCCAGAAACTGATGATCGAGCGGATCGAGGGCGCCACCAACGCCCTGATAGCAGAGGCCAGAGGCGTCGAGCCGACCGAGCCGGAGCGGAACGCGGCTAATTTACGTTCTTGA
- a CDS encoding gamma-glutamylcyclotransferase codes for MTEIDIPTDADLWVFAYGSLMWRPGFEAVEQACATVDGYHRALCIESHRHRGTPERPGLVLGLDQGGTCCGVAFRAPAAAVPSALAHLRERELVTGVYLEVMLPVTLADGRRVSALAYVVDREHAQYVGLLSHDETLRRVSGSVGLAGPNVDYVLNTARELDRLGVPDTALSSLASALTVSTDE; via the coding sequence ATGACCGAGATCGACATCCCGACCGACGCCGACCTCTGGGTGTTCGCCTATGGCTCGCTGATGTGGCGTCCGGGCTTCGAGGCGGTCGAGCAGGCCTGCGCCACCGTCGACGGCTATCACCGCGCGCTCTGCATCGAATCGCACCGCCACCGCGGCACGCCCGAACGGCCGGGCCTCGTGCTGGGACTGGACCAGGGCGGCACATGCTGCGGGGTGGCGTTCCGGGCGCCGGCCGCGGCGGTGCCCTCCGCGCTCGCGCATCTCCGCGAGCGCGAGCTCGTCACCGGCGTCTATCTCGAGGTGATGCTGCCCGTGACGCTCGCGGACGGGCGTCGCGTCTCGGCGCTCGCCTATGTGGTGGACCGCGAGCACGCCCAGTATGTCGGGCTGCTGTCGCACGACGAGACGCTGCGCCGGGTCTCGGGCAGCGTCGGCCTCGCCGGGCCGAACGTCGACTACGTGCTGAACACCGCGAGGGAGCTCGACCGGCTCGGCGTGCCGGACACGGCCCTGTCTTCGCTGGCCTCCGCGCTGACCGTCAGCACGGACGAATAG